The following proteins are co-located in the Doryrhamphus excisus isolate RoL2022-K1 chromosome 3, RoL_Dexc_1.0, whole genome shotgun sequence genome:
- the LOC131125720 gene encoding zinc finger protein 345-like, translating to MSDMEFSVPLSSLALLVPPLRLMSAVMWEVVRQRNIKHYGKLEEFVSMVTDAVPELMSKREGRLLSLGLRARTTLELLRSEHPEDLKAVETHLNRIRSSCIEETNDPVIEAPEANFMKLVQGLIEDTDGREHFLKNVFPVEYGPDFDTALETLVSEFFTRLEELLPIPDFKQTASWLSAAPSVLEEYMQCVSNGDDLKFLLQSKQCHGKLAKNTVAPFQSDDLLIPSLSLPPSLEVAIASHPSACDDDSSVPQIVMFDEELSTNPSTSTDFPDSPKRPELSAPCHRQQSHKCPDCGKFFKHHSVLVEHQRVHSGQQPYNCSECGRAFRTATLLAGHRLRKCKNAAYLCIKCGNSFPTSLDKFRHHCPKRGRSYDCEHCGKTFQKSSSLKEHLLTHVQSRLFKCSHCGEGFSGIGDLKYHQQVDHDKPYQCKKCRKSFISSKCLVKHQQRHDEIGEMEAAKLLSGGKHRKSGSRHRICSLSLSGSSRKLTIKSAYSRGRVTHNCPLCGRSFKYRFEFLEHQRFHTAVKPYKCSQCGKAFRTESHLSGHRKRKCKNAAHICTKCGCQFRSLHERVRHQCVQLLTKYECSHCGKTFKMAHLLRNHQMTEHQLPYSPNHRFRCRYCDETFPGISELKYHQRVDHEKPYQCQECGKCFLSEKCLSNHELRHNDDRPESCPVCGRGFRNRYDLKQHMRTHTGERPYQCTHCAQCFSTAGGLRSHTRVHTGEKPHICPDCGKAFSQMGAMRTHRLTHTGERPFKCTVCGKGFTMAHKVTVHMRVHTGERPYVCSQCGKAFSDGSVLKQHMLNHSGVRPFHCQICPKTYTCLNHLRRHLKSHSSMN from the exons ATGAGCGACATGG AATTCAGCGTCCCCCTGTCGTCACTGGCCCTCCTGGTTCCACCACTGAGGCTGATGTCAGCAGTGATGTGGGAAGTGGTTCGCCAGAGGAACATAAAGCACTATGGGAAGCTGGAAGAGTTCGTATCCATGGTTACAGATGCAGTTCCTGAACTCATGAGTAAAAGAGAGGGGAGACTGTTGTCGCTAGGTCTAAGGGCCAGG ACCACTCTGGAATTACTACGTTCTGAGCATCCTGAAGATCTGAAAGCTGTCGAGACTCATCTTAACAGGATCCGATCCTCCTGCATTGAGGAG ACAAATGATCCTGTGATTGAAGCGCCGGAGGCCAACTTTATGAAGCTTGTGCAAGGCCTCATTGAAGACACGGATGGCCGAGAACATTTCCTCAAG AACGTGTTTCCAGTGGAGTACGGCCCTGACTTTGACACAGCGCTGGAGACACTCGTTTCTGAATTCTTTACCAGACTGGAGGAGCTGCTGCCCATCCCGGATTTCAAGCAG ACTGCTTCTTGGCTCAGTGCTGCCCCCTCTGTCCTTGAGGAGTACATGCAGTGTGTGTCAAACGGAGATGACCTCAAATTTCTTCTCCAGAGCAAGCAGTGTCACGGAAAATTGGCCAAAAATACCGTTG CTCCATTTCAGTCAGATGATCTTCTCATCCCCTCCCTGTCTCTGCCCCCCTCGCTGGAGGTGGCCATTGCGTCCCATCCGAGTGCGTGCGATGACGACAGCAGCGTTCCGCAGATAGTCATGTTTGACGAAGAACTGTCAACAAACCCTTCCACGTCAACCGACTTTCCCGATTCTCCAAAAAGACCTGAACTATCCGCTCCTTGTCACAGACAGCAATCACATAAGTGTCCCGACTGTGGCAAATTCTTCAAGCATCACTCTGTCCTGGTGGAGCACCAGCGAGTCCACAGCGGCCAGCAGCCCTACAACTGCTCAGAGTGTGGGAGGGCGTTCAGGACGGCCACGCTGCTCGCCGGTCACAGGCTCCGAAAATGCAAAAACGCCGCTTACCTGTGCATAAAATGCGGGAACAGCTTTCCCACTTCTCTGGACAAATTCCGTCACCACTGTCCCAAACGAGGTCGCAGCTACGACTGCGAGCACTGTGGGAAGACTTTCCAAAAGTCCAGCAGCCTAAAGGAACACCTGCTCACTCACGTCCAGAGCCGTCTTTTCAAGTGTAGTCACTGCGGCGAAGGTTTTTCTGGCATCGGCGACCTGAAGTATCATCAGCAGGTGGATCACGACAAGCCCTACCAGTGCAAGAAATGCAGGAAGAGCTTCATCTCCTCCAAGTGTCTGGTCAAACATCAACAGCGCCACGACGAGATCGGCGAAATGGAGGCCGCCAAATTACTGAGTGGAGGCAAACACCGGAAAAGCGGCAGCCGTCATCGGATTTGCTCTTTGTCGCTGTCGGGTTCCTCAAGGAAGCTCACGATCAAATCCGCCTACTCCCGCGGACGAGTCACTCACAACTGTCCACTGTGCGGACGCAGCTTCAAGTACCGCTTCGAGTTTCTGGAACACCAGAGGTTCCACACGGCCGTGAAGCCGTACAAATGCTCCCAGTGCGGCAAAGCCTTCCGCACGGAGTCTCACCTGTCGGGCCACAGGAAGCGAAAGTGCAAGAACGCCGCCCACATTTGCACCAAGTGCGGTTGTCAGTTCCGCTCGTTACATGAGCGCGTCAGGCACCAGTGCGTGCAGCTGCTGACCAAATACGAATGCTCTCACTGCGGCAAGACCTTCAAGATGGCTCACCTGCTGAGGAACCATCAGATGACCGAGCACCAGCTTCCCTACAGCCCCAACCACCGCTTCCGGTGCAGGTACTGCGACGAGACGTTCCCGGGCATCAGCGAACTCAAGTATCATCAACGGGTCGACCACGAGAAGCCGTACCAGTGCCAGGAGTGCGGCAAGTGCTTCCTGTCCGAAAAGTGCTTGTCCAACCACGAGCTGCGCCACAACGACGACCGGCCCGAGAGCTGCCCCGTCTGCGGCCGCGGCTTCAGGAACCGCTACGACTTGAAGCAGCACATGCGCACCCACACGGGGGAGCGTCCCTACCAGTGCACGCACTGCGCGCAGTGCTTCTCCACGGCAGGGGGCCTGCGCAGCCACACCCGGGTTCACACCGGCGAGAAGCCGCACATCTGCCCAGATTGCGGGAAGGCTTTCTCGCAGATGGGCGCCATGCGCACCCACAGGCTCACCCACACCGGTGAGCGCCCGTTCAAGTGCACGGTGTGCGGTAAGGGCTTCACCATGGCGCATAAAGTGACCGTCCACATGCGAGTCCACACCGGAGAACGACCCTACGTGTGCTCCCAGTGCGGGAAAGCCTTCTCTGACGGCAGTGTGCTCAAGCAGCACATGCTCAACCACTCAGGCGTGAGACCCTTCCACTGCCAGATCTGTCCCAAGACGTACACGTGTCTCAACCACCTGAGGAGGCACCTCAAAAGTCACTCCAGCATGAACTGA